The sequence below is a genomic window from Lentimicrobium saccharophilum.
TAATCTGGGCATAGATCTGTTTGTTGCTTCTGAATACGGTCAACCGCGGCTGCTCAGGCGTACCGGAAACTACCTTCCGGATTCTGAGTTTTATCCTGTGCCTTCTGTATTCTTTTCTGTTCTTAATAGCCATCCTTTTCTGAGGAATTTGACCCGGGGTCACCGGGAATGGTTTATGTTAAAGATTATTATTTGTCTGAAGCTGACTTACCGGCTTTCTTCTTCACCACTTCACCCATAAACCTGATACCTTTACCTTTGTAAGGCTCGGGTTTACGCAGCGAACGGATCTTGGCAGCCACCTGTCCGATCAACTGTTTGTCAAAAGACTTCAGCGTAATGGTAGGGTTTTTTCCCCTTTCAGTGAGGGTTTCAACACTCACTTCTGCCGGCATCTCAAAGAAGATATTATGCGAATATCCAAGGGATAATTCAAGTACATTTCCTGCAGCTGAAGCTTTATAACCTACGCCAACCAACTCCTGAACCACGGTAAAGCCTTCAGAAACGCCTTTTACCATATTGGCCAGCAATGACCGGTACAAACCATGCTTTGCCCTGGCATCCTGTGATTCATTCACTCTTCCGACTATGAGATGACCATCTTCAACCTTCACGGAAACAAGGGGATCGATCTGCTGGGTAAGTTGTCCGAGTTTGCCCTTCACCGTCACCAGGTTAGTGTCAGATACTTCGATCTGAACTCCTGAAGGAATGGCCACCGGCATTTTTCCTATTCTCGACATTGTAAAATCTCCTCTTCTTTAGCTAATGTAACACAAAACTTCGCCGCCAATCTGAAGGGTTCTGGCTTCTTTATCGGTCATAAGCCCCCGGTTGGTAGAAAGTATAGCAATACCCAACCCGTTCAGCACGCGGGGAAGCTCATCGGCGCCGACATACCTGCGTAAACCCGGTTTACTGACACGCTCCAGCTTTGAAATTGCGGGAACCTTTGAAATCGGGTGATACTTCAGCGCGATCTTTATAATGCCGGGGATGGTTTCATCCTCGAATTTATAATTCAAAATATAACCCTTATCAAACAAAATCTTGGTGATTTCCTTCTTCATGTTGGATGAAGGGATTTCCACGATCCGGTGGTTTGCCATCACGGCATTCCTGACTCGGGTCAGATAATCTGCAATAGGATCTGTTACCATTTTATCCTTGAATATTATGATTGTTCACTTGTTTTTCTTACCAGCTGGCTTTCTTCACGCCCGGGATAAGACCCTCGAGGGCCATAAAGCGGAAATTTATACGCGAAATACCAAACTGACGCATGTAACCCTTGGGGCGACCCGTGAGTTTGCAACGGTTGTGCAGACGCACCGGCGATGCATTCTTGGGAAGCTTCTGAAGCGCGATGTAGTCACCGGCTTCTTTCAGTTCAGCACGTTTGGCAGCATATTTTGCAACAAGGCGCTCTCTTTTGCGTTCCCTTGCTTTCATTGATTCCTTTGCCATATCTTATTTCTGATTTTTGAATGGTAAACCAAATTCTTTCAGCAGTGCCAGGCACTCATTGTCGTTGCGGGCGGTCGTCACAAAGGTAATATCCATACCATTGATCTTGGCCACTTTATCGATCAGGATCTCAGGGAAAATAATCTGCTCGGTAACACCCAGGGTATAATTACCACGTCCGTCAAATCCTTTTTCATTGATACCGCGGAAGTCCCTGATACGGGGGATTGCCACAGAAACAAGCCTGTCAAGGAATTCATACATCCTGTCGCCCCTGAGGGTAA
It includes:
- the rpsN gene encoding 30S ribosomal protein S14, with the protein product MAKESMKARERKRERLVAKYAAKRAELKEAGDYIALQKLPKNASPVRLHNRCKLTGRPKGYMRQFGISRINFRFMALEGLIPGVKKASW
- the rplE gene encoding 50S ribosomal protein L5, which encodes MNYSPRLKDKYRQEIVPALTEKFQYKTVMQVPKLLKISVNQGLGTAIADKKLIDAGVNELTALTGQKAVATKSRKDISNFKLRKGMPIGVRVTLRGDRMYEFLDRLVSVAIPRIRDFRGINEKGFDGRGNYTLGVTEQIIFPEILIDKVAKINGMDITFVTTARNDNECLALLKEFGLPFKNQK
- the rpsH gene encoding 30S ribosomal protein S8 gives rise to the protein MVTDPIADYLTRVRNAVMANHRIVEIPSSNMKKEITKILFDKGYILNYKFEDETIPGIIKIALKYHPISKVPAISKLERVSKPGLRRYVGADELPRVLNGLGIAILSTNRGLMTDKEARTLQIGGEVLCYIS
- the rplF gene encoding 50S ribosomal protein L6; amino-acid sequence: MSRIGKMPVAIPSGVQIEVSDTNLVTVKGKLGQLTQQIDPLVSVKVEDGHLIVGRVNESQDARAKHGLYRSLLANMVKGVSEGFTVVQELVGVGYKASAAGNVLELSLGYSHNIFFEMPAEVSVETLTERGKNPTITLKSFDKQLIGQVAAKIRSLRKPEPYKGKGIRFMGEVVKKKAGKSASDK